A genomic region of Anopheles coustani chromosome 3, idAnoCousDA_361_x.2, whole genome shotgun sequence contains the following coding sequences:
- the LOC131259019 gene encoding putative serine protease K12H4.7, with product MKLPIVLLLAVVVVSVAVAKTVPKKSSLPLELVARMVGNFPQEPKAPEGYVRNPRTVEGRFTSRRNHFDPQDRNTFEFNYLTNDQYYREGGPLFVVVGGHRPINPYFMENSHFRDVAALQGAFLATNEHRYFGTSSPVEDYSAENLRFLRTEQVLFDLIEWIDFLKREVMNNPNARVILHGYGYGGAIASWARQRFPNIIDGAWVSSATVRATVNFNEFVEDVGNTIRIKGSTECHNAIFRAFHTAENLLDAGRSDIVSSMFNTCDDIDAENSLQVELFLHLMVLSLELSMFDDYDLENFERVCDQLTDDQYETPMEALAAFLKNRYVEIRDCFDLSFENFISILGETDINAPQNLEYGLRQLNYHVCTEFGYFQTAQSPYQPFGSKVGYDLFLQECAAVFGEWLTQDIIYEGVRLTNFHYGATDPRTTNVLFTNGGIDPFRRVSITYYQNLLANARVTPAAFFTEDIRSISGYDSAEMLETKHMAEEYISSWLGSQISPFRK from the exons ATGAAGTTACCAATCGTGTTGCTATtggcggtggtggtcgtcTCGGTCGCCGTGGCCAAGACCGTACCAAAGAAGTCGTCGCTGCCTTTGGAGCTAGTGGCCAGAATGGTTGGCAACTTCCCCCAGGAACCGAAGGCTCCGGAAGGCTATGTGCGAAACCCGCGTACCGTCGAGGGTCGCTTCACGTCCCGCAGGAACCACTTCGACCCGCAGGATCGCAACACGTTCGAGTTCAACTATCTGACCAACGACCAGTACTACCGCGAGGGAGGTCCGCTCTTCGTGGTCGTCGGTGGTCACCGTCCGATCAATCCGTACTTCATGGAGAACAGCCACTTCCGTGATGTGGCTGCCCTGCAGGGTGCCTTTTTGGCCACGAATGAGCACCGTTACTTTGGAACCAGCTCACCCGTGGA GGACTACTCGGCGGAAAACCTTCGCTTCCTGCGCACGGAGCAGGTCTTGTTTGATCTGATTGAGTGGATCGACTTCTTGAAACGTGAGGTGATGAACAACCCGAATGCACGCGTCATCCTGCACGGCTATGGATACGGTGGAGCTATCGCGTCCTGGGCTCGCCAGCGCTTCCCAAACATCATTGATGGTGCGTGGGTGTCCAGTGCCACCGTGCGTGCGACCGTTAACTTCAACGAGTTCGTCGAAGATGTTGGTAACACAATCCGCATTAAGGGCAGTACCGAATGCCATAATGCCATTTTCCGTGCTTTCCACACCGCTGAGAATCTGCTCGATGCCGGCCGCTCCGACATTGTCTCCAGCATGTTCAACACCTGCGACGATATCGACGCGGAGAATTCGCTCCAGGTTGAGCTGTTCCTGCATCTGATGGTGCTCTCGCTTGAGCTGTCCATGTTTGACGACTACGATCTCGAGAACTTTGAACGCGTGTGCGATCAACTGACAGACGATCAGTACGAAACCCCTATGGAAGCTTTGGCGGCTTTCTTGAAGAACCGCTATGTCGAGATACGCGATTGCTTTGATCTGTCATTTGAGAACTTCATCTCGATCCTCGGCGAGACCGACATCAACGCCCCGCAGAACCTCGAGTATGGACTGCGCCAGTTGAACTATCACGTCTGCACCGAGTTCGGCTACTTCCAGACGGCTCAGTCGCCCTACCAGCCCTTCGGGTCCAAGGTTGGCTACGACCTCTTCCTGCAGGAGTGCGCAGCCGTTTTCGGCGAATGGCTCACCCAGGACATCATCTACGAGGGTGTGCGTCTGACGAACTTCCACTACGGCGCAACGGACCCGCGCACCACGAACGTGCTGTTCACCAACGGTGGCATTGATCCATTCCGACGTGTCTCGATCACCTACTACCAGAACCTGTTGGCCAATGCGCGCGTAACACCGGCCGCCTTCTTCACCGAGGATATCCGCTCCATCAGCGGCTACGATTCAGCGGAGATGCTCGAGACCAAGCACATGGCCGAGGAGTACATCTCCTCTTGGCTCGGATCGCAGATCAGCCCCTTCCGGAagtaa